The following are from one region of the Halobacteriovorax vibrionivorans genome:
- a CDS encoding plastocyanin/azurin family copper-binding protein, with product MFFEPSYLQINKGDTVTFKPMESFAHQPQSIFSPDGERKWQAEKGKSITVKFEKEGIHIYNCKFHFVMGMAGIIQVGKATNFEQAKNFIKTYQTKVAMRKERLIKNLNQVKN from the coding sequence ATGTTCTTCGAACCCAGTTATTTACAAATTAACAAAGGCGATACTGTAACTTTTAAGCCAATGGAGAGTTTTGCTCACCAGCCTCAATCTATTTTCTCTCCAGATGGTGAAAGAAAGTGGCAAGCTGAAAAAGGGAAGTCAATTACTGTAAAGTTTGAAAAAGAAGGTATCCATATCTATAATTGTAAATTTCATTTTGTCATGGGGATGGCCGGAATTATTCAAGTGGGGAAGGCCACTAATTTCGAGCAAGCAAAAAACTTTATTAAAACTTATCAGACGAAAGTGGCCATGAGAAAAGAACGATTGATTAAAAACTTAAATCAAGTGAAAAATTAA